In Bradyrhizobium sp. G127, one genomic interval encodes:
- a CDS encoding ferredoxin--NADP reductase yields the protein MSNFNQESVLSVHHWTDTLFSFTTTRDPSFRFRNGEFTMIGLKVGEKPLLRAYSVASANYEDRLEFFSIKVPNGPLTSRLQHLKEGDAIIVGRKATGTLVIDNLRNGRNLYLIGTGTGLAPFLSVIKDPETYDRFEKVVLLHGCRHVRELAYGEMITEKLPNDDLIGGLVRNQLIYYPTVTRDPFRNRGRITDLMTSGKLFSDIALAPLKAAHDRVMICGSPALLQDTRALLLDKGFVEGNHGEPGEFVVEKAFAER from the coding sequence ATGAGCAATTTCAATCAGGAAAGTGTTCTCAGCGTCCACCACTGGACCGATACGTTGTTCAGCTTCACCACAACCCGCGATCCGTCGTTTCGCTTCCGCAACGGCGAGTTCACCATGATCGGCCTCAAGGTCGGCGAGAAACCGCTGCTGCGCGCCTACAGCGTGGCGAGCGCCAATTACGAGGACCGGCTGGAATTCTTCTCGATCAAGGTGCCGAACGGGCCGCTGACCTCGCGCCTCCAGCACCTGAAGGAAGGGGATGCGATCATCGTCGGCCGCAAGGCGACCGGCACGCTGGTCATTGACAATCTCAGGAACGGCCGGAATCTCTATCTGATCGGCACGGGAACAGGGCTCGCGCCGTTCCTGAGTGTCATCAAGGATCCGGAAACCTACGACCGATTCGAGAAGGTCGTGCTGCTGCACGGCTGCCGTCACGTCAGGGAATTAGCGTATGGTGAGATGATTACTGAAAAGCTTCCGAACGACGATCTGATCGGCGGACTGGTCCGCAACCAGTTGATCTACTATCCGACGGTGACGCGCGATCCGTTCCGCAATCGCGGCCGGATCACCGACCTGATGACGTCAGGCAAGCTGTTCAGCGATATAGCTCTTGCGCCGCTCAAGGCCGCGCATGATCGTGTCATGATCTGCGGCAGTCCGGCGCTGTTGCAGGACACGCGCGCGCTGCTGCTCGACAAGGGTTTCGTCGAAGGCAATCACGGCGAGCCGGGAGAATTCGTGGTCGAAAAGGCATTCGCCGAGCGCTGA